One bacterium genomic window, AGGTCAAAGCCCCTCCTTCAGGCGCGCGAGCCGGTCCTGCTGGGCGCGGAGTTCGTCGAACTGCTCCTTCATGGCCCCTCCCGGGGTGGCGCGTCCGGGCTGGTCAGCTCCGGCGCGCGGGCGGCGACCAGCGCGCGCACCGCGCGTCGCAGGTCTTCGGGTCCGCCCTCGTTCCTCAAGACGACGTCGGCGCGGGTGTAGGCGCCCAGCAGGGAACGCTGGGCCTCGGCGCGGACGCGGGCCGCCGCGGCGTCGAACCGGCCCGAGGCGGCCAGGCGGCTCACCCTGAGTTCCAGCGGGGCGTCGACCACCACCACCAGATCCACCGGTCCGAACGGCGGAAGCAGAAAGTACACGGCGGCCTCCACGACCGCAAGACCCGGCTCCCTGGCCGCCGCCTCGTGCTCGCGCAGGCGCGCGTCGAGGCGGGCCGCCAGGCGCGGGTGCGTCAGGGCGTTCAGGCGCGCCAGGGCCCCGGGATCGGCGAAGACCAGCGCGGCGACCGCGGCGCGGTCCACCTCGCCCCCGCGCAGCACGTCGGGTCCGAGGGCGGCCGCCACGGCCGCCGGCATCCCCGGTTCCGCGAGCAGGGCCCGACCCTCGGCGTCGGCGTCGACGACCCTCGCCCCCAGCGCGGCCATTTCGGCGACGGCCTGCGACTTGCCCGCGCCGATGGGACCGGTCACCACCCAGCGCCGCAGGAGCCGCCCGTCCGGGCGGCGCGGCTCGACCGTGGGCGGTCGCTCAACCATGGGCCGCCGCCCAGTCGGCGCCGTCGTGCACGTCCACGACCAGGGGCACGGCGAGCGTCGCGACCTGCTCCATGGCCCCACGCACCAGGGCGGAGACGTCCGCGAGCTCGTCGCGCGGAACTTCCAGCAGCAGCTCGTCGTGCACCTGCAGCAGCAGCAGCGCGCGCGAGCCGCCCCGCCGCAGCTCGCCGTCGACGCGCAGCATCGCCTGCTTGATGAGATCGGCGGCGGCGCCCTGGATCGGCGTGTTGACCGCCATGCGCTCGGCCAGGCTGCGCCGGCGCGGGTCGTCGGACGCGATGTCCGGCAACGGCCGCCGCCGGCCCGACATGGTCGTGACGAAGCCGTCGCGGCGGGCGGCCTCGCGCGTCGCCGTCACGTAGTCGCGCACGCCCGGGTACGTCCGGAAGTAGGCGTCGATGAAGGCCGCCGCCTCGCGCACGCTCACCGTGATCCGGCGGGCCAGGGCGCGGGCGCCCATCCCGTAGATCACCCCGAAGTTGATGGCCTTGGCGCGCGAGCGCATCTGCATCGTCACCTCGCCCTCGGGGAGGCCGTTGATCAGGGCCGCCGTGCGGCGGTGCACGTCGCCGGCGGCGTGGAAGGTGGCGATCAGCTCCGCGTCGCCGCTGAGGTGGGCCAGCAGCCGCAGCTCGATCTGCGAGTAGTCGGCCGAGAGGAACACCGCGCCCGGGTCGCGCGGCACGAAGGCGCGCCGGATCAGGCGGCCGTTCTCCGAGCGCACCGGGATGTTCTGCAGGTTCGGATCCGAGGACGACAGGCGCCCCGTCGCCGC contains:
- the coaE gene encoding dephospho-CoA kinase (Dephospho-CoA kinase (CoaE) performs the final step in coenzyme A biosynthesis.), with the protein product MVERPPTVEPRRPDGRLLRRWVVTGPIGAGKSQAVAEMAALGARVVDADAEGRALLAEPGMPAAVAAALGPDVLRGGEVDRAAVAALVFADPGALARLNALTHPRLAARLDARLREHEAAAREPGLAVVEAAVYFLLPPFGPVDLVVVVDAPLELRVSRLAASGRFDAAAARVRAEAQRSLLGAYTRADVVLRNEGGPEDLRRAVRALVAARAPELTSPDAPPREGP